The following are encoded in a window of Cyanobium sp. ATX 6F1 genomic DNA:
- a CDS encoding type II toxin-antitoxin system HicB family antitoxin, giving the protein MNLMTVDGYHAKIEFDEEMDQFRGEILGLSGGADFYGFSPDELRREFKKSLGVFLEVCKEQGIEPRKHFSGKFNLRISPELHEKLAMTAEVQGKSLNTLAQEALQKSVSA; this is encoded by the coding sequence ATGAATCTCATGACTGTGGATGGCTACCACGCCAAAATTGAATTCGACGAGGAAATGGATCAGTTTCGCGGGGAAATTCTTGGGCTTTCTGGAGGAGCCGACTTCTATGGATTTAGTCCGGATGAACTTCGCCGAGAATTTAAAAAGTCACTGGGCGTCTTTCTTGAGGTCTGCAAGGAGCAAGGAATTGAGCCGCGGAAACACTTTTCGGGCAAATTTAATCTTCGGATTTCACCTGAACTCCATGAGAAGTTGGCGATGACTGCGGAAGTGCAGGGAAAGAGTCTTAACACGCTCGCACAGGAAGCACTCCAGAAAAGTGTCAGCGCCTAG
- a CDS encoding type II toxin-antitoxin system HicA family toxin, producing the protein MKRKHQRTLELIFSRPVNGSLPCRDIEALFQGLGGEVTERAGSRVAVVLFGEVRVFHRPHPSPNTDKGAVASIRQWFEEHGVTP; encoded by the coding sequence ATGAAGCGGAAGCACCAGCGCACCCTTGAGCTGATCTTCTCCCGTCCCGTAAACGGCAGCTTGCCGTGCAGGGACATTGAAGCCCTGTTTCAGGGGCTTGGTGGGGAGGTCACTGAGAGGGCGGGCAGCCGAGTCGCGGTCGTTCTGTTTGGCGAAGTCAGGGTCTTTCACAGACCCCACCCATCGCCTAATACAGACAAGGGTGCTGTTGCTTCAATCCGCCAATGGTTTGAAGAACACGGAGTGACACCATGA